GTTTTGGTGTTCAAATATACCAAAACCCGTACTTTTACGGGTTAGCGAACTGAGCTATAGTTGATCAGGTCTATGTTGATTTAACCATTTTTGGTTGATCGTCCAAAATTGTTGATTGTGATTCACTACCAAACGGTTACCGGTCCACGAGACCAGGCTTTAAGGATAGAAAATTTCCCATATATGAAATATTCCTTTTACTGAGAATCGCAAAGGGTAATTAAATTATATAGACGTGATTTGATCTTTAGCAATGTGATTTAATCCATCTTAAATCCAACAAATGTAGAAAGAAATAAAGATCATTTAAGATTATTTATAAAAGTATGGTAAAAATCATAACTGATTTAATTCCTTCCCAACTAATTACATACCATGCCAAACATCATTCGATGATCTCACTCATTTTTGCGTTACGAAGTGACCATACCAGATCTTATAATTCCATATTTAATTAttcgatttatttatttatttattttctctaCTCTATAAAATCCTTCATATGACAGTTTTTTCTGTAAAAAAGTTCTTGAACAAATTATTCTTTCTTCAATAATGTCATTCTCTCAACCGTTCCAAACACCCCATGTAAATCCTAAACCCTCGTGTTTGTGTACCATTCATCAATTTATAGCTTATCATTTTCCGACTTTTTAAAAATGTTTTCTATCATGTACTTCGTAAACATAaaatttaatagcttttcacaAACGGGGTTCCAAACAACGAGAATTCTCTCCAGTCACTAGATCGAGAGAGGGAAAACCCTTTGGTAACGAGATCTTCAATTCACTAGAGAGAATCCCGTCCTGGAGTAGCCGAACTTATATTCCctgttcttttttaataaaagatttTAGTTTTTAACATCGTGCAATGCACAAAGTTATCGTTTTATGAGAATTATGACTAATATTATATTAAGAAttgattaattagttaatttctttcgtttcttaatctatatttttttttaacaattgaAGCAGGCTAACAAGGTGGTGGTTCTAGCCTTGTTATCAGTTATTCTACTACTAACCAACAACTTATTAGTAGAATGTCGCACGGTTAGAGTTTTGGAAGACGGTCTTCCGAAAGGGTGTCGAAAACACGGTGCATTCTTGACGGACTTCGGAGGGGTTGGAGATGGAAAGACGCCGAACACCAAGGCTTTTGCGTCGGCCATTGCTAGCCTTAGCAAGTATGCGTCCGACGGCGGGGCGGAACTTATTGTTCCGCCGGGGAAATGGCTGACGGGGAGTTTCAATCTCACTAGTAATTTCACTCTTTACCTTGACAAAGATGCTGTTCTTATTGCTTCTCAGGTAATAAACACCTTAtaatatttttcataatttgttGAAATGTTTTAGTTTAATTAAGTATGTGTTGTAAAGTTGTATTATATCGTGCATCTGAGAGTATGGAGAATTGTGCTTTTACAGTGGTGTACACGTATTGTTAATACATTACTCTTGGATGCACGTAACAAGAATAGGGGTATGCTCCTATATAAAGATGGCACTCGGGCCGGGCTGGACCAACACGAAAAAACACGGTCCGACACGTGCATATAAAAAGCACTACCTAGCAAGACCACAAATTCGTGGGTCATGGGTTGGGCTTGGGCCATATTTTTGTGGAAAAAGCAAGATAAGACACGGCATGTTATGACTAAGCACGACAAAACACGTTAAATGGAGTGAATTTAGGCTTAGGCACCAAGACACGGCCTGGCAGGAAGGCACATGGGCTTGGTACATGCAAGGGCTGccattttgaaaattttggcaTAGCCTGGCCTGGCCCAACACAAAACAAGTGGACTCGGCTTGGTTTGGGTCAGGCCCAAGACTTGTGGGTTTTGCACTAAGTACAGCCCGACCCACAACCATCTCTACTCCTCAATATAACAATTTTGTTTTAGGATGTCCTTAAATATTAGGCTACTTTCAAAATCTTGGAAATCAAACTTCTCACTTCCTCATATAAATAACAGTTACAACACCATATATGTGAAACAGGATGAATCAGAATGGCCTGTTCTTCCTCCCTTGCCTTCCTATGGAAAAGGCAGGGATGATACAGATGGGAGATTTTCTAGTCTTATCTTCGGAACCAACCTTACTGATGTCGTAATTACAGGTTAACATTCTTAATTAGCACCTTAATTAATCATCCGATAACTTCACTAATCACACTTAATTGTAATCACATCTTATACATCTGTTTCCATTCAATTCAATATAGGGGGAAATGCAACAATTGATGGCCAAGGAGCTTACTGGTGGGAAAAGTTCAAGAAGAAAGAGCTTAAGTTAACACGTCCTTACTTAATCGAGATTATGTTCTCTGATCAAGTTCAAATCTTTAATCTCACTTTGCTAAACTCTCCATCTTGGAATGTACATCCTATTTACAGCAGGTTAATTAGTCTTCTgataataaataaaagtaaaacttctgttcttttcttttcttttcttcctgtGTCTGAAACTAATCATCAGAGTTTTTTCATTGCAGCAATGTCATAGTCCAAGGCCTTACCATCCTAGCACCCGTGGATTCTCCTAATACAGACGGGATCAACCCAGGTGATAAATTTGACAATTTCTAGTGTTAAGTTCGACCTGTCAAACAggtcggtcgggtcggattGGGTTGTAAAAATTGGGTTAATTCGGGTCGGTTACTTTCGgattcgggtttacaaatgcttgtccAGAACCCATAACTTTTGGGTttgggtcgacccaacgggttgagattttaaaacgcgtatTATATTTTCATAGCACCTAggtaataaatatacaaaatatgggaacaaattaacaaattttcctacacaggTTTATATTAGTCAAATTCATCTGTAAAgtgacgtataattcaaattaaaatcatattacacccaaCAATAGTAACAACAACGTGTTTACTATGCTTAAAATTCCTCGTAATCTcattatttattactataaatccaatgattttcaatcggtcgggtcagAAACGGGTTCGATTCGGTTTTAACCCATTAATTTCCGGGTtactcgggttcggataaaatcagggtacgggtcacaaaatcttatCCATTACCCAGTATTTCAGGTCAGGTTCGGGTCAGCTTTCTTACAGAACATTTTGTAAAACTCGTTTTCTTACAATCATGCAGATTCCTGCACGAATGTACGCATTGAAGACAATTACATAGTATCAGGAGACGACTGTATAGCGGTTAAAAGTGGTTGGGACGAGTACGGGATCAAATTCGGAATGCCAACACAACACGTAAACATCCGAAGACTAACCTGCATTTCACCTGATAGTGCAACAATTGCCTTAGGCAGTGAAATGTCAGGTGGAATCCAAGACATTAGGGCAGAACAAATAACAGCAATTAACACAGAATCAGGTGTCAGAATCAAGACAGCCCCAGGTAGGGGTGCTTTTGTTAAGGACATTTTTGTTAAGGGTATGACCTTAAAAACCATGAAGTATGTTTTCTGGATGACGGGGGATTATGGGTCCCACCCTGACCCGGGTTATGACCCAAAAGCAATGCCTATAGTAAGTGGGATCAATTACAGGGATGTGACAGCTGAGGATGTTCAGATGTCAGGAAATCTTGCAGGAATTGAGAAGGATAAGTTTACTGGGATTTGTATGTCTAATGTGAGTATTTCTTTGgctgagaagaagaagaaagtgcAGTGGAATTGCAGTAATATTGAAGGTTTTACTAGTGGGGTTAATCCTAAAGCTTGTGATTTACTGCCTGATAAGCAGCCTGGTAAATTGGTGCCTTGTCCTTTCCCTACTGATAAACTTCCTATTGATGATGTTGAGTTGAAGATTTGTTCAATTAGGCCAAAGCCTCCTAGATATTATTAATTAGGTTGATCAAATGTAATTTGAGAAATTGTAACTTGGCGTTTTATAAATAAGATCGGTTTCTAGTTTAACTTTCATttgttattactccctccgtcccattttATTATTTACGTTTGGTATCATGCATGCGatttaacaaataattaatgtgaacattttcttttttggtTTACTTAACAATGCAAATTATAGCTATTAATactaatattttcatttttatccAAATTTTGACATTAGAAAATGAGAAAGATTTAATGTTCCGATAGGAAACTGTGAGAGATTTACTGgcccaatgaatttgattggtttaaataattatttggcACGATTTTTGACAGAATATTAAAAGCTTTTAtgttataatataaaaggaaatatttcaAGTATAAAGATTAAAATGGGACACTAGAAACGTAAAGCGTTTTAGAAATAAGATCGGTTTCTAGTTTAACTTTCATTTGTATGATTATTCGATCTATGCTGCATCAAAAATCAGAACAATTTAATCTATGGCTCAGGGAAATATCTCAAACAAATGGTTGCATATCACTGATTTGTGAACAACAAGATCAACAATCTAAGAGATGTGGATCTTACTAGAATGTTGCTAATACTAAAACATATCAATAGTTCCTAAAACACATTAAGTTGAATAGAACATAGTTTAACAATGCTAGTAATAATTAGACTAGGAAATTTCTTGAGTTTTAGCCACTTGATCTCACCTCTCCTTGAGCTTTATCATAATTGACGGGCTTCCTTCATGAAAAAATCTCCAATACAAGTATTCCGAAGCTATAAACATCTTCTTTCTCGTTCATATCTCTGGCCAATAGAAAAAAATTGGTTTCATGTAAATGCCTCAAAATTTTGATACTGCAGAGAACTTATCGAAGAAATAAATCCTACAAATAAACCAGATTAGGGAGAATTTTACCTATTCTGTGGCAAATGTTGGGTCAAGTGGTGATCCTGCATCTGACTTGATAGCTTTTCGAATACCGTTACACACCAATGTTGATCTACCTGCAAGATGATGGATGAAATTGAAATTTACATCATTTATACTAAAAAGTAAGTGTTCCATCAACAGACCCTGGCGGCTGGCTTCTGTTAATACTTAACAGAGCCATTTCCTAATATGTATAAACCTCACACACATAAGTTCAAATTGGAGTGGGGAAAATTGCAAACAGGAAAGAAGTTAATGTGCAAACCAGAAAATGTATCAGAACTTTATGATGTATCAGAACTTTATCAGATTCCCCAGAAAATATTACAGAATCATTAAGAAATCACTGTCTAGGGTAATCGTAATGTCCTTTGTTGCAGATCATTCCTTAATATCAAGTTATGAAGCTACACGCAGAGCTAGCATTCTACCAAACAGAAAAGGAGATCATCTTGGTAATGCTTTTAGATTATTTCATAGTCCTGCACTACGAAGCATAGATTATGTACTTAGTTTCAGCACCTAAGTCCATGTTTCTGTACAGTATAAATGAATGAGCAAACAAAATCTTCAGTTCACCAGAGAAGGCCGAGATACTTGGAAAGTCTGAATTCTAAAGCTTACATATCAGTAGACTCTTAACTTATTAGTCAATATAGTTGAAATACAATGTAAATGTAACACACAAATTGAAGCAGAACAACATATAGTTGATGACATAAGAATGCCCATTCACCCGTTTGATTGGAAGTTGGGACTACAAATTGATAACTAACTCAAGAATTTCATACAAATGTCAATACACAAACATACTAGAACtcctaataaaaataaaatacatcttTTTTTTCTATACGTAAACTCCAATCCTTATATTACCTGATTAATGGTTGTAGATTTCAATTTCAGGTATGTGTTGAATGTGGGGCCAGTTCTCACCAATGGATTGTTGGCATCTTTCAATAAGACGTTCTGAGCAGCACCCGAGTTGAAGTACCTTGAGGGAGGTGAGTTTGGACATCCAATTCGGCACGGATTCTAGTCCTTTGCAATCCCAAATCTGAAGGGTTTCGAGGGAAGTCAAGTATTGTATCCAATTGGGAAGTTGTACTAGCTGAGGGAGGGAGACCAAGTACAAGGAGCGGAGAGGGTGATGAAAGGGTTTCCATGGCATGCCATCCTCTCTCTCTACTTCTTCTAATAGACTCAGGTTGGAACATTTTGTAATTTTCAACTTCTCTAACGCAGTGAGATGCTCTAATCCTCCAAACACAACACTCTTCAATTTGGAGCAGCCTTCAAATTTTAAGGATATCAGGGAAGACGAGCAGCTACGGAAGACCTCCCTAGCTCCTCCCATACTCTCCACCTCCCTGTCCCTACTTATGACCAGCGTCGCAAGACCCAGAAAAGAGTTCATCGGCAGAGAATTAAGCCATCCCATGTTGTCTATTCTAACCTTTAGACCAACATCATAAGAATATGAAGAAGAGGATGCGCGAATACCACTAGGAGTTGCCTCCTCAAATTCTTTACTCCTTATCCTTCTCGTTGGAATTACTTCCAATCTTTTATTGAAATCAAGTAAAGTTAGGTCTTCCAATGCAGGACACTGCATAATAGCTATTAGGTTTGGGCAATCCCTCACCGATAATGTTTTTAACAGAGGAAGCCGTAACTGTCCTGAATACTGCAAAAGTGGACAACACCAAAATACCATATGAACAAGATTAGGGAGAAAGGTTGCCAGGTTATCTTCCATTGGCCAGCCTGACATTCTCACACCCCGATAACAATACACCCGAAACCTCTCGAGATTAGGGTGTGGCTGCAACTCTCCCATTACCGCTTCATCATACTCCGCTCTTCCCTTACCGCTGAACTTAAGGTGAATATCTTTCAGATGTATCTTGTTCCCCAAGCAGTCTCCCTCTCTACCACCATTTTTCTTGCCAGCATTTGCACCCGTGTTCATGAAGGGTATGTTGATTTCAAGATAACCACTCAAGTTCCTAAGAGCTTTCAGGTCTTCTAGCCCAGAAAACAACTCCTTGTTCGATCTTGTATCTCCCACCACAAACATATTAAGCGTGTGAAGGCAAGTCAACTTACCCATGCCCCTTGGCATACAACTCAGCGTACAACACTTCCTTAAATCCAAGACCCTCAGTTTAACTAGTTTGCTCAAATCTTTCGGCAACTCTTTCAATTTTGAACACCAGTATAAATTTAAAGTCTGAAGATTATGCAGTTTGGTAATTGGTCCAGGGAGAACTTCTAGTTCCTCGTTGTACGAGAGGTCTAGATATCTTAAATGTATCAATTCACCTATTGAGCCCGGCAAACTCTTTATTTGAAAAGATTTTAAGTTCAAAGCCCTCAGATACTTCCAATTAGCCAGTAACGCACCAACACAAGACACGTCCATCTTGTAATCAAAAGAAAGAAATGAACGTATGTGGGTCTTAGTAAAAGATAAACTTGAAGACCCAGTGTTAAAAACAGATAGATGGCGATTTTTTTTATCCACATCTCCATTTACGGTATTCACTCTGCAAATCTCTTTTCCTGCCACTTCTTGAGCAAGATCGTGAATCAAATCATGTATCTTAAATGATACAATATCACCATATTCATCGTTCACCACGTCTTGGAAAAAACACCTCTGCAACAGGATTGAAAAAAATTCCTCAGCGGCATCTTCCATATTTAAATGACAACCGTCTAGCTGAATGTAGCCTTGTGCTATCCAGAGTTGAATCAATTTCATCTTCCAAATGCGAAAGTCTTTAGGGAAGATCGCACAATACACAAAACAACACTTTAGTGGGGAGTCAAGCTGATAATAACTAAGCTTCAATATAGGAATGATGCCATCTTGGCTTCCTTTAACTTTTGCTAATCCCAACTTCTGAACTGAAAGCCACTTATGTTTTTCTTGTTCATAAAGAAGACTTCCCACCACTCTAATTGCAAGAGGGACATCAGCACATCTCGCAACAATATATTGACCAAGTTCAACCAAGTCTTCAGGAGGGTTTGCGTGTTGGGATCCAAATGCTACCCTTTTAAATAAACACCATGAATTATCCTTGGACAAACCTTGCAGCTCGTGCCTTGGACCGTCTCCTACGATTCCTGCTGTCTTCTTTGAACGTGTAGTTACCACAATCCAACTTCCCCTTTGACCTCCCATCAAAAATTTTGTCAATATACGCCATTGTTCAGAATTTTCAGTCCACACATCATCCAAAACAAGCAAGtattttttaccagcaagttgTTCTCGGAGTTGGCTTTGCAACCCATCCATGGTATAGCCCTCATTCTTCATACAACCCTTATTAGCCGAAGCTAGAATCTTACCAAGAACCCCTTTTACATCAAGAGAATCCTGATTTTCATCAGCGACACAAGTCCACAACATCAACGGAAATGCATGTTTGACCCTAGCATTGTTAAACACGAGTTGGGCAAGAGCAGTTTTGCCTAACCCACCCATCCCTACAATAGGGAGGAAAGACACATTTTGCTGAACAATAGGATCTAGCAGCACACCAACGATCTTCTCCAAATCAGGCTCTCTTCCAATGATATCAGTTTCATACACATAAGAACATGATTCAAGCCTTCTATTCCTGATAGGCTTAGGATCAATGTTGAAGTTGAACCGAGTATCAGAGGCAATAGCATCCAACTTTTTCTTGATCATCTTAACCCCTTGAGCCATCTTATAAGCCGTCCCATACTTGCCGAATAAAGCAAGGACACGAACCTTGATACCCTTACTGAGCTTTTTTCGTTCAGCAAGAGTGACAAACTCATCGAAGAGATCATCAGCATCATAAACTGCATCTTTGAGTTCCTCGATAAACAACCGGTCTTGCTTGGATAGCTCTTGCTTGGCCTCAGCATCTTCGAGTGCAGCTTTAATTCTGACGACGGTGCCACTGAGATCATTAAGTTGGGATTTGCATCCAAGGATTGAGCAGACCTGTTTAACCTCAGAACACTGCAGAGCTGCAAACAATGTTTGAGCAGCACACAAGACCATTCCAGCAATTTCCATTTTGTGTGAAAGTTGAGGTGAAAAtggtgtagagagagaaagtgagagagtGATAATGCAGAAAAATACAACGGGAGAGAGATAGCAAGTTCTGGTGACCATCAATACAAAGACCAGGTCAAACTTTCACATTAGCAAGTTCAATTATTCAAATGGGCCATGGATAGTTCAATTATTGCTTCGTGTTTTCAATTGTTCAATTACTGCAGCTAAGCAGTAGTGCAGTAGTGCAGCAGTGACAGTTCTAGACGATTAGTCAGTAATTTACATCAACCTTCATTTCCCAAATAATCACAAATCAATTAGCCTGCCAATTTTTGGATTATCAATTTGTAATCAATCAGTTCAATTTTCCAATTAACATTTCCAGCAACTCacaaaaaaacaattaaattcgaaaaaattaacataaaaattgaaacatTAATCGACTACATACTCGATTAAACAACATCATCGTTCCaatttcatgaaaaaaaaaatgctgGAAAAGAGTTACTGAATGAGCGTGACATagagaaaatatgaaattaGAGAGAAAAGGAGTAGAAAGAAGAGGGAATTTAAAATTGAAAGACGGAGAGGATAAATTTCTCACCGGAAGACCTCGCCGGATTACGAAGACGCCGAAGAACTAGCCGGAGAAAGACGCCGAACACGTAGCCGGAGCACGAAGACGCCGAACACCTTGCCGGAGCACGAAGAGCAGAACAACAGCGGCAATTAGCTGATGGGAGTcttccttctcttttcttttatcttctttcatttcattttaatttcctttttaatttTAGAGAGAAAACAGTAATGGCATAATCCAATTTCAAGTGCTCATGTTGTACAAAAGTAAAAATGTCTAAAGCATTGTAAATTGTAGAATACCatttaaatttgtaattttattttttctaaagtAATATTTGTAAATTAGAAAGTCAACATTTATAACTTATTCCGTaattattaaaacaaaaaagaaagcaATGCTATAAAAAATTATCGGTTTGTTGTTGGATGAGTTCTCGTGGATTCTATGGTTTATTAATATAAACACTATTGTTCTTGATTATTTTGGATgtactttttttaataaaataatgagTTTATAGGCCATGTTAGGTACTGCATTTATGTGAAATTAAATCAATCGAAATTACTTTGATCCTAAACAGGCAAACACAACctattaaattttgaatttcttatgttacccaaacacaaaattagaaattaaatTCCATTATTTAAAATGAATTTCATGTTTCCAGGCGCAGCCTAAAGGGAATCCATTTGTTCAAAAGTTTGGATTTGGCTGAGTTACAATTCCAAATTCTAAGAGTTTTCAAACAAGTTAATTGGGTCAACCCAGGATTTTAAAACCATGTTCCCAAACAGACCATTATAGAATAGAGAATACTCCTGCATTTT
This genomic stretch from Spinacia oleracea cultivar Varoflay chromosome 3, BTI_SOV_V1, whole genome shotgun sequence harbors:
- the LOC110784183 gene encoding probable polygalacturonase isoform X2 — translated: MSFSQPFQTPHANKVVVLALLSVILLLTNNLLVECRTVRVLEDGLPKGCRKHGAFLTDFGGVGDGKTPNTKAFASAIASLSKYASDGGAELIVPPGKWLTGSFNLTSNFTLYLDKDAVLIASQDESEWPVLPPLPSYGKGRDDTDGRFSSLIFGTNLTDVVITGGNATIDGQGAYWWEKFKKKELKLTRPYLIEIMFSDQVQIFNLTLLNSPSWNVHPIYSSNVIVQGLTILAPVDSPNTDGINPDSCTNVRIEDNYIVSGDDCIAVKSGWDEYGIKFGMPTQHVNIRRLTCISPDSATIALGSEMSGGIQDIRAEQITAINTESGVRIKTAPGRGAFVKDIFVKGMTLKTMKYVFWMTGDYGSHPDPGYDPKAMPIVSGINYRDVTAEDVQMSGNLAGIEKDKFTGICMSNVSISLAEKKKKVQWNCSNIEGFTSGVNPKACDLLPDKQPGKLVPCPFPTDKLPIDDVELKICSIRPKPPRYY
- the LOC110784183 gene encoding probable polygalacturonase isoform X1, coding for MSFSQPFQTPHQANKVVVLALLSVILLLTNNLLVECRTVRVLEDGLPKGCRKHGAFLTDFGGVGDGKTPNTKAFASAIASLSKYASDGGAELIVPPGKWLTGSFNLTSNFTLYLDKDAVLIASQDESEWPVLPPLPSYGKGRDDTDGRFSSLIFGTNLTDVVITGGNATIDGQGAYWWEKFKKKELKLTRPYLIEIMFSDQVQIFNLTLLNSPSWNVHPIYSSNVIVQGLTILAPVDSPNTDGINPDSCTNVRIEDNYIVSGDDCIAVKSGWDEYGIKFGMPTQHVNIRRLTCISPDSATIALGSEMSGGIQDIRAEQITAINTESGVRIKTAPGRGAFVKDIFVKGMTLKTMKYVFWMTGDYGSHPDPGYDPKAMPIVSGINYRDVTAEDVQMSGNLAGIEKDKFTGICMSNVSISLAEKKKKVQWNCSNIEGFTSGVNPKACDLLPDKQPGKLVPCPFPTDKLPIDDVELKICSIRPKPPRYY
- the LOC110784182 gene encoding putative disease resistance protein RGA1 isoform X2 encodes the protein MAQGVKMIKKKLDAIASDTRFNFNIDPKPIRNRRLESCSYVYETDIIGREPDLEKIVGVLLDPIVQQNVSFLPIVGMGGLGKTALAQLVFNNARVKHAFPLMLWTCVADENQDSLDVKGVLGKILASANKGCMKNEGYTMDGLQSQLREQLAGKKYLLVLDDVWTENSEQWRILTKFLMGGQRGSWIVVTTRSKKTAGIVGDGPRHELQGLSKDNSWCLFKRVAFGSQHANPPEDLVELGQYIVARCADVPLAIRVVGSLLYEQEKHKWLSVQKLGLAKVKGSQDGIIPILKLSYYQLDSPLKCCFVYCAIFPKDFRIWKMKLIQLWIAQGYIQLDGCHLNMEDAAEEFFSILLQRCFFQDVVNDEYGDIVSFKIHDLIHDLAQEVAGKEICRVNTVNGDVDKKNRHLSVFNTGSSSLSFTKTHIRSFLSFDYKMDVSCVGALLANWKYLRALNLKSFQIKSLPGSIGELIHLRYLDLSYNEELEVLPGPITKLHNLQTLNLYWCSKLKELPKDLSKLVKLRVLDLRKCCTLSCMPRGMGKLTCLHTLNMFVVGDTRSNKELFSGLEDLKALRNLSGYLEINIPFMNTGANAGKKNGGREGDCLGNKIHLKDIHLKFSGKGRAEYDEAVMGELQPHPNLERFRVYCYRGVRMSGWPMEDNLATFLPNLVHMVFWCCPLLQYSGQLRLPLLKTLSVRDCPNLIAIMQCPALEDLTLLDFNKRLEVIPTRRIRSKEFEEATPSGIRASSSSYSYDVGLKVRIDNMGWLNSLPMNSFLGLATLVISRDREVESMGGAREVFRSCSSSLISLKFEGCSKLKSVVFGGLEHLTALEKLKITKCSNLSLLEEVEREDGMPWKPFHHPLRSLYLVSLPQLVQLPNWIQYLTSLETLQIWDCKGLESVPNWMSKLTSLKVLQLGCCSERLIERCQQSIGENWPHIQHIPEIEIYNH
- the LOC110784182 gene encoding putative disease resistance protein RGA1 isoform X1, which translates into the protein MVTRTCYLSPVVFFCIITLSLSLSTPFSPQLSHKMEIAGMVLCAAQTLFAALQCSEVKQVCSILGCKSQLNDLSGTVVRIKAALEDAEAKQELSKQDRLFIEELKDAVYDADDLFDEFVTLAERKKLSKGIKVRVLALFGKYGTAYKMAQGVKMIKKKLDAIASDTRFNFNIDPKPIRNRRLESCSYVYETDIIGREPDLEKIVGVLLDPIVQQNVSFLPIVGMGGLGKTALAQLVFNNARVKHAFPLMLWTCVADENQDSLDVKGVLGKILASANKGCMKNEGYTMDGLQSQLREQLAGKKYLLVLDDVWTENSEQWRILTKFLMGGQRGSWIVVTTRSKKTAGIVGDGPRHELQGLSKDNSWCLFKRVAFGSQHANPPEDLVELGQYIVARCADVPLAIRVVGSLLYEQEKHKWLSVQKLGLAKVKGSQDGIIPILKLSYYQLDSPLKCCFVYCAIFPKDFRIWKMKLIQLWIAQGYIQLDGCHLNMEDAAEEFFSILLQRCFFQDVVNDEYGDIVSFKIHDLIHDLAQEVAGKEICRVNTVNGDVDKKNRHLSVFNTGSSSLSFTKTHIRSFLSFDYKMDVSCVGALLANWKYLRALNLKSFQIKSLPGSIGELIHLRYLDLSYNEELEVLPGPITKLHNLQTLNLYWCSKLKELPKDLSKLVKLRVLDLRKCCTLSCMPRGMGKLTCLHTLNMFVVGDTRSNKELFSGLEDLKALRNLSGYLEINIPFMNTGANAGKKNGGREGDCLGNKIHLKDIHLKFSGKGRAEYDEAVMGELQPHPNLERFRVYCYRGVRMSGWPMEDNLATFLPNLVHMVFWCCPLLQYSGQLRLPLLKTLSVRDCPNLIAIMQCPALEDLTLLDFNKRLEVIPTRRIRSKEFEEATPSGIRASSSSYSYDVGLKVRIDNMGWLNSLPMNSFLGLATLVISRDREVESMGGAREVFRSCSSSLISLKFEGCSKLKSVVFGGLEHLTALEKLKITKCSNLSLLEEVEREDGMPWKPFHHPLRSLYLVSLPQLVQLPNWIQYLTSLETLQIWDCKGLESVPNWMSKLTSLKVLQLGCCSERLIERCQQSIGENWPHIQHIPEIEIYNH